The following are from one region of the Coffea eugenioides isolate CCC68of chromosome 2, Ceug_1.0, whole genome shotgun sequence genome:
- the LOC113762547 gene encoding uncharacterized protein LOC113762547 — translation MIKRRFYKLDHGDRDAPSESSSSSDSELEAEATAETEGEEEEEEDGDNDDRIAEARGGQAVSSSSGYESEDSSANELNLDSSGLPTSEDDGGSRNDGENILESHPSGEGNVEHHNSVPEVSDIPSDFADRVVKCKSVFKCKLCPRIVCLTEDSLKAHLKSKRHARSEKLLREGRLKLMLDDDGKANAEVDPENNSSAQITPKTPGGAKRRHIHSKNFRKKKGKGSSLDHARQWAKNPAKKRLRDGK, via the exons atgataaagagGAGATTTTACAAGCTTGATCACGGTGATAGAGATGCTCCCTCTGAATCTTCGTCTTCATCTGACTCTGAATTGGAGGCAGAAGCCACTGCAGAAACAGAAGGcgaagaggaggaagaagaagatggagatAATGATGACAGAATAGCAGAAGCAAGAGGGGGTCAAGCTGTGTCCTCTTCTTCAG GGTATGAAAGTGAGGATAGCTCTGCAAATGAACTTAATCTAGATTCTTCAG GTTTACCAACAAGTGAGGACGATGGGGGATCTCGAAATGATGGAGAAAATATCCTGGAAAGTCATCCATCTGGTGAAGGCAATGTGGAACATCATAATTCTGTGCCTGAAGTTAGTGATATCCCATCTGATTTTGCAGATCGTGTGGTAAAATGTAAATCTGTTTTTAAGTGTAAGCTGTGCCCCAGAATTGTCTGCTTGACAGAGGATAGCTTGAAGGCTCATTTGAAATCCAAG AGACATGCTCGATCTGAAAAGTTATTGAGAGAAGGGAGGCTGAAGCTTATGCTGGATGATGATGGAAAAGCTAATGCAGAGGTTGATCCAGAGAATAACTCTTCTGCTCAG ATTACACCTAAAACCCCAGGGGGAGCCAAACGGCGGCATATTCACAGCAAAAATTTTAGGAAG aaaaagggaaaaggttcGAGCCTGGATCATGCAAGGCAATGGGCAAAGAATCCAGCCAAGAAGAGACTTAGAGATGGCAAGTGA